The sequence GGAGGTGGCGCGGACCCGGCGCATCCCGCTCGGCCGGGTCGGCGAAGCCCACGAGTTCGCCGACCTGGTCGCCTTCCTGGCGTCCGAACGTGCCGGCTACATCACCGGCACCGCGATCAACTTCGACGGCGGGCTATCGGCCACGGTCTGAGGAAGGAGCCCCGATGATCTACGAGATCCGGACGTACCGCCTGAAGGCCGGCAGCGTCTCCGAGGTCGAGAAGCGCTACGCCGAGGCGTACGAGCACCGGAAGAAGTACTCCGAGCTGGCCGCGTTCTGGCACACCGAGATCGGGCCGCTGAACGAGATCGTCCACGTCTGGCCGTACGACAGCCTGGAGGAGCGCGCCCGCATCCGCGCCGCGGCGGCCAAGGATCCCAACTGGCCGCCCAAGACCCAGGAGTTCATCCTCAACATGCAGTCCGAGATCCTGGTCCCGTTTCCGTTTTCCCCCGCGCTGACCCCCGGCCGGCACGGGCCGTTCTACGAGCTCCGCTACTACACGATCAAGGCGGGCGCGCTGCCCGGACTCATCGAGCGATGGGCCTCCCGGATCGGGGAGCGCACGAAGCTCTCCCCGCTCGCGCTGGCCGGGCACGTCGAGATCGGCGAGGCGAATCGCTTCATTCACATCTGGCCCTACCGGAGCCTGGACGAGCGAGCCGCGATCCGGAACAAGGCGAGGGAAACCGGCGTGTGGCCGGCTCCGGGCGGCGGCGACACGATGCTGACCCAGGCCAACAAGATCCTGGTGCCGGCGGCGTTCTCGCCGGCCCAGTAGTCCCGTCGCGGCCGACCGGGCAAGTGCGCCTCGTCATGTGGTCCGTCTTCCTCGCCTCCCCGGCGACGCCGTGAGCCCGGTCGCCACTACCTCCGATTGGACCGCGGTCGGGGACCGCCGCGACCGGTGGCCGGTGAGCGGCCAGACCCTCTGCTACCTGGCCGTCTTCGCGGTGACGATCGGCCTGGTCCTCGCGCCGATGGTCATGCTGCTCCTGACCACCCTGAACCTGGGGCCGATCGCCCAGCCGGATCTGGGGATCTCGCTCCTCAACTACGTGACGGCCTGGTCCAGCCCGACGACCTACACGACCCTCGCCAACACCGTCGTCTTCGCGCTGGGCGCGACCGCGGTGGCAGTGCTGTTCGGCGCGTCGTTCGCCTTCCTGGTCGAGCGGACCGACATGCCGCTGAAGACCCTGGCCTACGTGGCGATCACCTCGACCCTCGCCATGCCGGGCATGCTCTACGCCATCGCCTGGGTGCTCCTGGTGAGCCCGCGGATCGGCCTGTTCAACCTCGCGCTCCTCAAGCTCTTCTCGCAACAGGACGGGCTGCTGACCAGCTGGGCGGGCGTCGGCTTCCGCGAGGCCCCGATCCAGCCCTACGGGCTGGGCGGCATGATCGTGGTCGAGGGTCTGCGGAGCGTCGGGCTCGTCTTCCTGATCACGGTGGGGGTCTTCCGCAACATGGATCCCGCCCTGGAAGAGGCGGCCGCGATGTCCGGCGCCCCGACGCGCACGGTGGTCCGGCGCATCACGATGCGCCTGATGGTGCCCGGCATCCTGGCGGCGGCGGTCTACGTCTTCGCGCAGAGCCTCGATGCGTTCGAGATCCCGGCCGTCCTCGGGCTGCAGTCCGCCGTCTTCGTGCTCTCGACCAAGATCTATCTCCTGGTCAAGAACGAGGAGCACGGCCTGGCCAGCGCGCTGGGCGTGGGGTTCGTGACCATCGCCGTCGTCCTGGTGCTGTGGTACGGCCGGCTGACGCGCCGGATCGAGCGATTCGCCACCGTGACCGGCAAGGGCTTTCGCCCCCGGACGCTGCGGCTCGGGCGGCTCCGCCACGTCGCCTTCCTCGGCGTCGCCGCCTACTTCGGGGTCGTCGTGCTGGCCCCGTTTCTCGTCCTGGTCTGGGCCAGCCTGGTCCCCTTCTACCAGGTGCCGTCCCTGGCGATGCTGCGGCGGGTCACCCTCAAGGCGTACTGGTACGTGTTCGTCGATCCGTGGGGCCTCACCGCGCTGAAGAACACCTTCATCCTGGTGGTCACGGTCCCCGCGGCCACCATGGTGCTGGCCGCGTTGATCTCCTGGTTCGTGGTCAAGACCCGGCTGCGGGGGCGGCGTCTGCTCGACATCCTGGCGTTCTTGCCGCAGGTCTCGCCCAGCATCATCACCGCGCTGGCGTTCATCTACATGTTCCTGACCATGCCCTTGAAACTGATCCCCGCTTACGGGACCATCTGGATCATCGTCATCGCCCTGGTGAGCAATCTCCTCCCCTACGGGACCCGGACGATGCACGGAGCCGTGATGCAGATCCACAAGGAGCTCGAGGAGGCGGCGCTCACCGGGGGGGTGGCCTGGGGCCGGACGTTCACGCACGTGGTGGTGCCGTTACTGTTGCCGGCGATGATCTCGGGGTGGGTCTTCATCGCCATGGCGGCCATCCGCTACGTCACCCTCCCGCTCCTGCTCTACTCCCCCGGCAGCCGGGTGGTCTCGCTGCTGATGTGGGACAACTGGCAGGGGGGCGAGATCGCGAAGGCGGCCGCCACCGGCGTCGTGCTGATGCTCGCGATCGGGCTCATCACGCTGGCCGGCCGGATCGCCGACCAGCGCCAGGCCCGGCAGTGGGCGGGCGGATAGGCCTCGGGAAACGCCGCGCTGAAGGGAGTCGTCAGATGAATCACCTCGCGAGCCGCCGTCGATTCCTCCGGCTCCTGACCATGGCCTCCGCCGGTGCCGCCCTGGGGCCCTGGCGGGCATCCGACCGGGCTTCGGCTCAGTCCGCGGCCCCGGCGGCCCCGCCGGGTCCGGCGGTCGCCCGGCAGGTCGAGCAGTGGTACCAGGGCGCGAGGAAAGAGGGCAAGGTCGTCTGGTGGGACGCCTGGGACAAGGACATCGTCGAGAAGCTCGCGGCGGCCTTCATGAAGAGGTACCCGGGCGTGACCCTGGAGGCCTTCCTCGGCACCGACGACGACACGAAGCTGCGCGCCCTGGCCGAGGGGCGCGCCGGGAACGTGACCTTCGACGTCATCGTCACCAGCAGCGGCAACTACTTCGAGTACAAGAAGGCCGGGCTGGTCACCGACAATTCCGACGTGCTCGACGCGATCGGCGTGCCCAAGGAGCTGCGATACGAGGGGACCTACGACCCGACCTACTTCGTGTACGGCGCGGCCTACAACCCGAACCTGGTCAAGGAGTCGGAGCTGCCGCGGACCTGGGAAGGGTTCCTCGATCCCAAGTGGAAGGGCCAGCTGGCGGTGGAGAGCCGCCTCAAGCTGTTCGTGTTCGCCACCCCCTTCTGGGGCGGCGAGGAGAAGGTCATCAGCTACCTGCAGCGTCTGCGGACCCAGGCGCCGCGCTT comes from Candidatus Methylomirabilota bacterium and encodes:
- a CDS encoding NIPSNAP family protein — protein: MIYEIRTYRLKAGSVSEVEKRYAEAYEHRKKYSELAAFWHTEIGPLNEIVHVWPYDSLEERARIRAAAAKDPNWPPKTQEFILNMQSEILVPFPFSPALTPGRHGPFYELRYYTIKAGALPGLIERWASRIGERTKLSPLALAGHVEIGEANRFIHIWPYRSLDERAAIRNKARETGVWPAPGGGDTMLTQANKILVPAAFSPAQ
- a CDS encoding iron ABC transporter permease, which translates into the protein MSGQTLCYLAVFAVTIGLVLAPMVMLLLTTLNLGPIAQPDLGISLLNYVTAWSSPTTYTTLANTVVFALGATAVAVLFGASFAFLVERTDMPLKTLAYVAITSTLAMPGMLYAIAWVLLVSPRIGLFNLALLKLFSQQDGLLTSWAGVGFREAPIQPYGLGGMIVVEGLRSVGLVFLITVGVFRNMDPALEEAAAMSGAPTRTVVRRITMRLMVPGILAAAVYVFAQSLDAFEIPAVLGLQSAVFVLSTKIYLLVKNEEHGLASALGVGFVTIAVVLVLWYGRLTRRIERFATVTGKGFRPRTLRLGRLRHVAFLGVAAYFGVVVLAPFLVLVWASLVPFYQVPSLAMLRRVTLKAYWYVFVDPWGLTALKNTFILVVTVPAATMVLAALISWFVVKTRLRGRRLLDILAFLPQVSPSIITALAFIYMFLTMPLKLIPAYGTIWIIVIALVSNLLPYGTRTMHGAVMQIHKELEEAALTGGVAWGRTFTHVVVPLLLPAMISGWVFIAMAAIRYVTLPLLLYSPGSRVVSLLMWDNWQGGEIAKAAATGVVLMLAIGLITLAGRIADQRQARQWAGG
- a CDS encoding extracellular solute-binding protein, which gives rise to MNHLASRRRFLRLLTMASAGAALGPWRASDRASAQSAAPAAPPGPAVARQVEQWYQGARKEGKVVWWDAWDKDIVEKLAAAFMKRYPGVTLEAFLGTDDDTKLRALAEGRAGNVTFDVIVTSSGNYFEYKKAGLVTDNSDVLDAIGVPKELRYEGTYDPTYFVYGAAYNPNLVKESELPRTWEGFLDPKWKGQLAVESRLKLFVFATPFWGGEEKVISYLQRLRTQAPRFVKGDIASNKLLVAGEFPILLPSYLTNYPRYVPQGAPWGYVPLEEVYVTGGGPGYTRPPNAPHPNAGKLFMYWFMGPEGQAIFDERFTGNPMPGANTGPARFLEKHKITPRLVPVKYEQEIASYTRKYADAVGLPIR